In a single window of the Tellurirhabdus bombi genome:
- a CDS encoding tetratricopeptide repeat protein gives MKKLYTIFWGGLVLLSLSGKANAQSLAKQADHQFGQMAYGRAIELYEQALSNSLLSEAERGTILRKLGTSYRQIRDMESAERIYQTILTEQAINKEEADLYLYFAQALASNGKYRESQGAYEKYLRFRGDDQRAKVFAELYKDVSSLTRDSSNYHIEALAFNTDNAEFSPAYYKNSVVFVSSRSNAGGLKRVFGWNNTPFLDLYQIPNLSSTFDLSDSSSQTSRKENSLPTRLIRPLGMDNYTASTANDSRTVGFSSTAGQPQNLNYIEEPITGIKPFSTNLNSKYHEGPVAFSKDFNRVYFTRNSTKGSKDGITKLKIYAARNGAKNWELERELSFNSDDYSCGHPTLSADDKMMIFASDMPGGFGGVDLYVTRYEKGRWSKPVNLGEKINTKGNEMFPFLDESGNLYFSSDGLPGLGELDIFYAQLTVDAVVEKIQNLGAPINSSKDDFGIITDGQQHKGYFCSNRRRGGADDDIYRFQRKKEKSVPPTLEPVLTQKTPHLREVGMLMSIEKRRQSVQTGESH, from the coding sequence ATGAAGAAGCTATACACTATTTTTTGGGGTGGTCTGGTCTTGTTAAGCTTATCCGGAAAAGCGAATGCGCAGTCGCTGGCTAAGCAGGCAGATCACCAGTTCGGGCAAATGGCGTATGGTCGTGCCATCGAACTTTACGAGCAGGCTTTGTCCAATTCGTTGCTGTCCGAAGCGGAGCGGGGAACTATCCTGAGAAAACTAGGAACTAGTTATCGGCAGATCCGCGACATGGAAAGTGCCGAACGTATATACCAGACGATACTGACTGAGCAGGCAATAAACAAAGAAGAAGCAGACCTTTATCTGTACTTTGCGCAGGCGTTGGCCAGCAACGGGAAATACCGGGAATCGCAGGGAGCTTATGAAAAATACCTGCGGTTTCGGGGTGATGATCAACGGGCAAAAGTCTTCGCTGAGTTGTATAAAGATGTTAGCTCGCTAACGCGGGATTCCAGCAATTACCATATTGAAGCCCTCGCCTTTAATACGGATAACGCCGAATTTAGCCCGGCTTACTACAAAAATAGTGTGGTCTTTGTTTCAAGTCGGTCGAATGCGGGAGGACTCAAGCGGGTTTTTGGCTGGAACAATACGCCGTTTCTGGACCTTTACCAAATTCCTAATCTAAGCTCAACATTTGATTTGAGTGATAGTTCGTCGCAAACGTCCCGAAAGGAGAACAGCCTACCAACTCGGCTGATCCGTCCATTAGGTATGGATAATTACACGGCTTCAACCGCGAATGATTCCCGGACGGTAGGCTTTAGCAGTACTGCTGGTCAGCCTCAGAACCTAAACTACATCGAGGAACCCATTACTGGAATCAAGCCGTTCAGTACGAACTTAAACTCCAAATACCACGAAGGCCCCGTTGCTTTTTCCAAGGATTTCAACCGCGTATATTTCACCCGCAATTCAACAAAGGGAAGCAAAGATGGCATTACGAAGTTAAAGATTTACGCCGCTCGCAACGGTGCAAAAAACTGGGAGCTAGAACGGGAATTGTCGTTCAACAGCGATGACTATTCGTGCGGACATCCTACACTAAGCGCCGACGATAAAATGATGATTTTTGCGTCGGATATGCCCGGCGGATTCGGAGGAGTTGACTTATACGTAACGCGGTATGAAAAAGGACGCTGGTCGAAGCCGGTAAATCTAGGCGAGAAAATCAATACAAAAGGCAACGAGATGTTTCCGTTTCTGGATGAATCAGGAAATCTTTATTTCTCATCCGACGGGCTTCCTGGTTTGGGGGAGCTGGATATTTTTTACGCCCAGCTCACGGTCGATGCGGTGGTCGAAAAAATTCAGAACCTGGGGGCTCCCATCAACTCATCCAAAGATGATTTCGGCATTATTACCGACGGACAGCAGCACAAAGGCTATTTCTGTAGTAACCGGCGTCGGGGTGGGGCTGATGATGATATTTATCGCTTCCAGCGGAAAAAAGAAAAATCGGTGCCGCCAACCTTAGAGCCAGTTTTAACGCAAAAAACACCGCACTTGCGCGAGGTCGGTATGTTGATGAGTATTGAAAAAAGGCGGCAATCAGTCCAGACGGGCGAATCGCATTAA
- a CDS encoding PorP/SprF family type IX secretion system membrane protein gives MIVIKKGFLYLFGLFSLALIATPARAQREVLYAQYLSNPLTINPAYTGVREVFSMTGIFRRKWLGVQGFPVTQSFGADGSLAQGGLGLGLQALNDRMSPYSNTGIYGSLAYHIKLPSGGKVSFGGSGGINVLPVYNPGTGMGFNRALPSVGVGVHYQSDNFWAGVSKPELVNRPLSLSGSNSPIRYNRPLFVHVGGQMVPADNVVLLPSILITQQTDLPLGIDLNAKAWFYQKLGLGVSVRLNNSSLIATQSYVMGMAEYELSRNIRVGYTISSRTAENPNFPQRSVHELVFRFTPNPLLFSHR, from the coding sequence ATGATCGTGATAAAAAAAGGATTTTTATACCTGTTCGGCCTTTTTTCACTGGCCTTGATCGCTACCCCCGCCCGTGCGCAACGGGAGGTGCTTTACGCGCAATATTTGTCAAATCCGTTAACCATCAACCCCGCTTATACGGGTGTTCGGGAGGTTTTTTCGATGACGGGCATTTTTCGGCGCAAATGGTTGGGTGTTCAGGGCTTTCCGGTCACGCAGAGTTTTGGCGCGGATGGTTCGCTGGCACAAGGCGGGCTTGGTCTGGGTTTGCAGGCTCTGAATGACCGGATGAGTCCTTATTCCAATACGGGTATTTACGGCAGTCTGGCTTATCACATCAAGCTTCCGTCGGGGGGGAAAGTATCGTTTGGCGGTTCGGGAGGAATCAATGTTCTGCCGGTCTATAACCCGGGCACCGGAATGGGCTTCAATCGGGCGTTGCCGAGCGTTGGTGTTGGGGTACACTACCAGTCGGATAATTTCTGGGCGGGGGTTTCCAAACCTGAGCTAGTAAACCGTCCACTATCCTTGTCCGGTAGCAATTCCCCCATTCGTTATAACCGTCCCTTGTTCGTTCACGTGGGAGGGCAGATGGTGCCTGCCGACAACGTGGTTTTATTGCCTTCAATTCTGATTACGCAGCAGACTGACCTGCCGCTTGGCATCGACCTCAACGCTAAGGCCTGGTTTTACCAAAAGCTGGGGTTGGGCGTATCGGTCCGCTTAAACAACAGCTCCTTGATTGCAACGCAAAGCTATGTCATGGGTATGGCGGAATACGAACTATCACGAAATATCCGGGTGGGGTACACCATTAGTAGCCGAACTGCGGAAAATCCGAATTTCCCGCAGCGCAGCGTTCATGAACTTGTTTTTCGCTTTACACCCAACCCGTTGCTGTTCTCGCACCGATAA
- a CDS encoding glycosyltransferase, with the protein MTISGFSYIRNGFEYQYPFLQSIQSILPICDEFVIAVGNSKDGTREAIEALNSPKIRIVDTVWDEQLRVGGKIFAQQSNVALRECKGDWLFHIQADEVIHEADLPVILKTIQEIDKNPKIEGLLLAFLNFYGSYDYLNNTRYQHKKEVRAFRKGLNVFSYRDSQGFRKYPSWEAYQQGHKGQKLAVHYLDKPVYHYSYVRPPEQMNEKSKFFETFWHDDTYIEKVYTNKKVYDYYNIERVKRFEGTHPAVMQEAVRNGSYDFDPTRISKKLRLKDKIAYWIEDRLPIRIGEYKNYRLIEP; encoded by the coding sequence ATGACGATTAGCGGTTTTAGTTATATCCGTAACGGATTTGAATACCAGTATCCTTTCCTGCAATCCATTCAGTCTATTCTGCCCATCTGCGATGAATTTGTCATTGCCGTAGGCAATTCCAAAGATGGAACACGGGAAGCAATAGAAGCGCTTAACTCGCCAAAAATCAGAATAGTTGATACCGTTTGGGATGAGCAGTTACGCGTCGGTGGAAAAATTTTTGCTCAACAGTCTAACGTTGCTTTACGGGAATGCAAAGGTGACTGGCTGTTTCATATTCAGGCGGATGAGGTGATTCACGAAGCTGATTTGCCCGTCATTCTAAAAACCATTCAGGAGATTGATAAGAACCCTAAGATTGAGGGCTTGCTTCTGGCTTTTCTGAATTTCTACGGCAGTTATGACTACCTGAATAACACTCGTTATCAGCATAAAAAAGAGGTTCGCGCCTTTCGGAAAGGTCTGAATGTTTTCTCTTACCGAGACTCGCAAGGCTTCCGGAAATACCCATCCTGGGAAGCGTATCAGCAGGGGCACAAGGGCCAGAAACTAGCCGTCCACTATCTGGATAAGCCGGTTTATCACTATAGTTACGTACGCCCTCCCGAGCAGATGAACGAAAAGTCTAAGTTCTTTGAAACGTTCTGGCACGACGATACTTACATTGAGAAAGTATATACGAACAAAAAGGTTTATGACTACTACAACATCGAGCGCGTCAAGCGCTTTGAGGGAACGCACCCCGCCGTCATGCAGGAGGCCGTTCGGAATGGTAGTTATGACTTTGACCCTACGCGTATCAGTAAAAAGCTTCGTCTAAAAGACAAGATTGCTTATTGGATCGAGGACCGGCTACCCATTCGCATTGGCGAATATAAAAACTACCGCCTTATAGAACCCTGA
- a CDS encoding thioredoxin family protein, protein MKKLPFLLGLCLAFLSSYADEPVGVRFFTGPWKDVLAEAKRQNKPIFIDIYTTWCGPCKLMSKEAFPDPKVAEKFNAGFVSYKIDAEKGEGIGLAKKYNVEGYPTSLFVSANGDLIYRTLGYGGVKKMLEEADKALEAAKDPKPIAVWEKEYNSGKRDATFLAGYLAKRSKAGLPSGPILDEYLKTVPEGELTTLDNLTIMAGTVASTRSKAFTVLQEQMPKLKSSPIGTMALRNMQTAVYNDLKQAAENKDEQQLEEVIAQNKKLVVHFRPMTPEAVDEMANEHRMNFYLKTKDTEKFSALASTYADGKLMTQSVDELRKKDAANYQRFEDDMAKRPEAEKKGENFERLKAFMKSAESGQVANKLNSLAWNYYNGVTDPKQLNQALAWSKRSLDLDAKPAFMDTYAHLLHKLGKKAEATKVQEEAIAKAKAIGEDSTQLEEELTKMKSGK, encoded by the coding sequence ATGAAAAAACTCCCTTTCCTGCTGGGCCTTTGCCTGGCCTTTCTGAGTAGCTACGCCGATGAGCCAGTTGGGGTGCGCTTTTTCACCGGCCCGTGGAAGGACGTCCTGGCCGAAGCCAAGCGCCAAAACAAACCTATCTTTATCGATATCTACACCACCTGGTGCGGTCCCTGCAAACTCATGTCCAAAGAGGCTTTTCCAGACCCGAAAGTAGCGGAGAAGTTCAATGCGGGATTTGTGAGCTATAAAATTGATGCGGAAAAAGGCGAAGGCATCGGCCTGGCCAAAAAATACAACGTTGAAGGTTATCCCACGTCGCTGTTTGTTAGTGCCAACGGCGATTTAATCTACCGCACATTAGGCTACGGTGGGGTTAAAAAGATGTTGGAAGAAGCCGACAAGGCACTAGAAGCCGCAAAAGACCCGAAACCAATAGCGGTCTGGGAAAAGGAATACAACAGCGGCAAGCGAGATGCCACTTTCCTGGCGGGCTATCTGGCAAAGCGATCCAAAGCAGGACTACCCAGTGGCCCAATTCTGGACGAATATTTAAAAACAGTTCCCGAAGGCGAGTTAACGACACTTGATAACCTGACCATCATGGCTGGTACGGTGGCCTCAACCCGCTCCAAAGCATTCACGGTTTTGCAGGAGCAAATGCCTAAACTGAAGTCCTCGCCGATCGGAACGATGGCACTCCGCAACATGCAGACGGCGGTTTATAACGATCTCAAACAAGCGGCTGAAAACAAAGACGAACAACAGCTGGAAGAAGTAATTGCGCAGAATAAAAAGCTCGTTGTTCATTTCCGCCCGATGACGCCGGAAGCCGTTGACGAAATGGCTAACGAACACCGCATGAATTTTTATTTGAAAACCAAGGATACCGAAAAATTCAGCGCGTTGGCGAGTACGTATGCCGATGGAAAACTCATGACCCAATCGGTTGATGAACTGCGTAAAAAAGATGCGGCTAATTATCAGCGCTTTGAAGATGATATGGCAAAAAGGCCCGAAGCCGAGAAAAAAGGCGAAAATTTTGAGCGCCTGAAAGCGTTTATGAAATCCGCGGAATCAGGGCAGGTAGCCAATAAGCTCAACAGCCTCGCCTGGAATTATTACAACGGCGTAACCGATCCTAAACAACTTAACCAGGCGCTGGCCTGGTCGAAGCGGTCGTTGGATCTGGATGCCAAACCAGCGTTTATGGATACGTATGCGCACCTGCTTCACAAACTAGGCAAAAAAGCCGAAGCGACAAAAGTTCAGGAAGAAGCGATTGCCAAAGCTAAAGCAATAGGCGAAGATAGCACGCAGCTGGAAGAGGAACTGACAAAAATGAAAAGTGGCAAATAA
- a CDS encoding low affinity iron permease family protein, whose protein sequence is MKKKGFSAVFERFSTLVTKATGSSTAFLLALLTVIIWLITGPIFHYSDTWQLVINTGTTIITFLMVFLIQKSQNKDSMAIQLKLNELIASQDGASNRLLNIEDLSEEELITLHRYFTVLVEKSKQDLKLTASHSIEEAEERHEEKLEDQRKDKVQPKAA, encoded by the coding sequence ATGAAAAAGAAAGGTTTCTCCGCCGTCTTTGAACGATTTTCAACCTTGGTCACGAAAGCAACGGGCAGTTCAACAGCGTTTTTGCTGGCGTTACTAACGGTCATTATCTGGCTTATTACTGGTCCCATTTTTCATTATTCCGATACCTGGCAGCTGGTTATCAACACGGGTACGACCATCATTACGTTTCTCATGGTTTTTCTGATTCAGAAATCGCAGAATAAGGATTCTATGGCCATCCAACTAAAGCTAAATGAGCTCATTGCCTCTCAGGACGGGGCCAGCAATCGTTTGCTTAACATCGAGGATTTGTCGGAAGAAGAACTGATTACGTTGCACCGTTACTTTACCGTTCTGGTTGAGAAATCGAAGCAGGATCTAAAGCTTACGGCTTCGCACTCCATCGAGGAAGCCGAAGAACGTCACGAAGAAAAATTAGAAGATCAGCGCAAAGACAAAGTTCAGCCAAAGGCGGCTTAA
- a CDS encoding ABC transporter ATP-binding protein — MSKPSKSESSNRKNTEQNNPSLNWRDRFAALRNLPAFFRIIWKTSPGLFISNAAVRLIRAAIPALTLYVGKLIIDEVVLLSTQKGGDTQWIWVLVAAEFGLAFLSTALGRLTSLIDGLLGDLVTNRISIDLMEHAATLDLEQFEDATFYDKLERARRQTTGRSILLSSVFGQVQELISVGFLGAGLVVYNPWLLLLLLLAVIPAFLGDNYFNQKSYSLSRSWTPERRELDYLRFIGASDETAKEVKIFGLSSFLIDRFRHLSGEYYLKNRALSIRRAGWGTLLTVLGTVGYYAAYVWIVARAIGGTISLGDLTFLAGSFRQLRSSMEGILLQFSSLTQEAVYLQDLFDFFEIKPLIHSTSKPLPFPAKIQEGFVFENVGFKYTNSERWALRNVNFTLHPGEKLALVGENGAGKTTLVKLLARLYDPAEGRILLDGHDLRDYDLLDLRRNISVIFQDYVRFKMSAGVNIAVGDIDERSNQPRIETSAQRSLADTVIAKLPGGYEQQLGRNFGKGVELSGGEWQKVALGRAYMRDSQMLILDEPTAALDARAEYEVFQRFARLTEGKTSVIISHRFSTVRMADRILVLEGGQLLEIGSHQELVAQEGRYAELFQLQARGYQ, encoded by the coding sequence ATGTCAAAACCGTCAAAATCGGAATCTTCAAATCGAAAAAACACCGAGCAAAACAATCCTTCATTAAACTGGCGCGACCGTTTCGCGGCGCTGCGTAATCTTCCCGCTTTTTTCCGCATCATTTGGAAAACATCGCCCGGCCTGTTCATCAGTAATGCTGCCGTTCGGCTGATTCGGGCCGCCATCCCGGCTCTAACACTATACGTAGGCAAACTGATCATTGATGAGGTAGTGCTGCTGTCTACCCAAAAGGGAGGTGATACCCAGTGGATTTGGGTACTGGTGGCCGCCGAATTTGGACTTGCTTTTCTCTCAACCGCGCTAGGTCGCTTGACGAGTCTGATCGACGGTTTATTGGGTGATCTGGTGACAAACCGGATTTCCATCGACCTCATGGAGCACGCGGCAACGCTCGATCTGGAGCAATTTGAGGATGCTACCTTCTATGACAAACTGGAGCGGGCCCGGCGGCAGACTACGGGTCGGTCGATTTTACTATCCAGCGTTTTCGGACAGGTGCAGGAGCTGATTTCGGTTGGTTTTCTGGGGGCCGGTCTGGTTGTATACAATCCGTGGTTGCTGCTCCTGCTTTTGCTGGCGGTCATTCCGGCCTTCCTCGGCGATAACTATTTTAACCAGAAAAGTTACTCACTCTCGCGCAGCTGGACCCCCGAACGGCGCGAACTAGATTACTTACGCTTCATCGGAGCTAGCGACGAAACCGCCAAAGAAGTGAAAATTTTCGGCTTATCGAGCTTCCTGATCGACCGCTTTCGCCACTTATCAGGTGAATACTACCTGAAAAATCGCGCTTTGTCCATTCGACGGGCGGGATGGGGGACCTTGCTTACCGTTCTGGGAACAGTTGGGTATTACGCGGCTTATGTCTGGATTGTGGCGCGGGCCATTGGCGGCACGATTTCCCTGGGTGATCTGACGTTTCTGGCGGGGTCGTTTCGGCAACTGCGCTCGTCGATGGAAGGGATTCTGCTGCAATTCAGTAGCTTGACCCAGGAAGCCGTTTATTTGCAGGACTTATTTGATTTTTTTGAGATTAAACCGCTGATTCATTCGACCAGCAAACCGCTGCCTTTTCCCGCTAAAATTCAGGAAGGATTTGTATTTGAGAATGTTGGCTTTAAATACACAAACTCCGAGCGCTGGGCGTTGCGAAACGTGAACTTTACCTTGCATCCCGGAGAAAAACTGGCGCTCGTGGGTGAAAATGGTGCGGGAAAAACCACGTTGGTGAAGCTGCTGGCTCGTCTTTATGATCCCGCCGAGGGGCGAATTTTACTGGATGGCCACGATCTTCGCGACTACGATTTGCTGGATTTGCGTCGGAATATCAGTGTTATTTTTCAGGATTATGTTCGGTTCAAAATGTCGGCGGGTGTGAACATTGCGGTGGGTGATATCGACGAGCGGAGCAATCAGCCCCGCATTGAAACCTCCGCCCAGCGCAGTCTGGCCGATACGGTAATTGCAAAATTACCCGGCGGATATGAGCAGCAGTTGGGCCGAAACTTCGGCAAAGGCGTCGAATTGTCGGGGGGCGAATGGCAAAAAGTGGCCCTGGGTCGCGCGTACATGCGAGATTCGCAGATGCTTATTCTGGATGAGCCAACCGCCGCCCTGGATGCCCGCGCGGAATACGAAGTCTTTCAGCGGTTTGCCCGCCTGACCGAAGGGAAAACATCGGTCATCATTTCCCACCGCTTTTCGACGGTCCGCATGGCTGACCGCATTTTGGTGCTGGAAGGTGGCCAGCTACTGGAAATTGGCAGCCACCAGGAATTAGTAGCCCAGGAGGGACGGTATGCCGAACTGTTCCAGTTGCAGGCCAGAGGCTATCAGTAA
- a CDS encoding sensor histidine kinase, whose translation MQSSLVPPQSISFWQRVRRAAPHELKVFAIHYGLWLFLSILSVFSLFLLPAKDYDKMPSMARYFADKWSFITDSIFLNFLVLLPVHGCYFVYRLIVRKTRVWNIVAFGAFLVFYLFFLSVCAGFYVAYTHNRVTQEEALIVVFFTWAYSLLFIGIRIYRHNRRQQVELQRQKAEAEIAALKSQVNPHFLFNTLNNLYGTALTGDTNRTAAGIEQLSGVMRHMVEESKRDRTPIQKEIQFLEDTVELHRMRLPKSDAISVQSIMEWDEQPGPNGPVEIAPLLLVSFVENAFKYGISVSQNCFVHIQLNVEQGRLHFVCQNSIVAANRLQSSTGTGIDNIRQRLQLIYPNRHILSLTEKDNVFRVELTIHL comes from the coding sequence ATGCAAAGTTCCTTAGTACCTCCTCAGTCTATCTCTTTTTGGCAACGCGTTCGCCGGGCAGCTCCCCACGAACTGAAAGTGTTTGCCATTCACTATGGGCTCTGGTTGTTTTTGAGTATTCTTTCTGTATTCTCTCTGTTCCTGCTCCCTGCCAAGGATTACGATAAGATGCCCTCTATGGCGCGCTATTTTGCCGATAAATGGAGCTTCATCACGGATTCTATCTTTCTCAACTTCTTGGTTTTACTTCCCGTTCACGGCTGTTATTTTGTCTATCGGCTTATTGTCCGGAAAACCCGCGTCTGGAATATTGTCGCTTTTGGGGCCTTTCTGGTTTTTTATCTTTTCTTTTTGTCTGTATGCGCGGGATTTTACGTGGCTTATACGCACAATCGCGTCACTCAGGAAGAGGCCCTTATCGTTGTCTTTTTTACCTGGGCCTACTCGCTTTTATTTATTGGTATTCGGATCTACCGCCACAACCGCCGCCAGCAGGTGGAACTGCAACGCCAAAAGGCCGAAGCGGAAATCGCCGCCTTGAAATCCCAAGTGAATCCTCACTTCCTGTTCAATACGCTCAATAACCTTTACGGAACGGCACTCACCGGCGACACCAACCGAACCGCCGCCGGCATTGAGCAACTATCGGGTGTCATGCGCCACATGGTTGAAGAGTCAAAACGCGACCGCACGCCAATCCAGAAGGAGATTCAGTTTCTGGAAGATACCGTTGAATTGCACCGCATGCGTTTACCCAAAAGCGATGCCATCAGCGTTCAATCCATCATGGAATGGGACGAGCAACCAGGCCCCAACGGACCCGTTGAGATTGCCCCTTTGCTGCTGGTTTCGTTCGTTGAAAACGCCTTTAAATACGGAATCAGCGTTAGTCAGAACTGTTTTGTGCACATTCAGCTAAACGTGGAACAGGGCCGTCTGCACTTCGTCTGCCAAAACAGCATTGTGGCCGCCAACCGCCTGCAATCCAGCACCGGAACCGGCATCGACAACATCCGACAGCGGCTGCAACTGATTTACCCCAATCGGCACATTCTAAGCCTAACCGAAAAAGACAATGTGTTCCGGGTAGAGCTAACCATCCACCTGTAG
- a CDS encoding CPBP family intramembrane glutamic endopeptidase, with product MQTLIAPSPLPFESNASTTVYPSLRQSWWLLTTLIFWQIAASIPFGLLKVVIEKMGWFSLAGLPDFLVYVASFGLTIAFGMRKRRSSTVRLGAVKGRAFPLVLVGTIALAILLEPLTASLPVPVWMEKILASSFTKSAIWTVVLAAPILEEVLFRGVILDGFLKQYNPAKAIVWSAVLFGIIHLNPAQAVGGFLIGLALGWLYYRTQSLWLCIFLHFVNNALSSIPLLYENHLDMSANLTRTWLNNDTMYMGLLVATAIIAYVCYYFLNRILPTPKTK from the coding sequence ATGCAAACGCTTATTGCTCCCTCACCCCTTCCCTTCGAATCCAACGCTTCAACAACCGTTTATCCTAGCCTCCGTCAATCGTGGTGGTTGCTGACGACGCTGATTTTCTGGCAAATTGCCGCGTCGATTCCTTTTGGACTTTTGAAAGTTGTGATCGAAAAAATGGGTTGGTTTTCCCTGGCTGGCCTGCCTGATTTTCTCGTTTACGTAGCCTCATTCGGGCTGACCATCGCTTTCGGCATGCGCAAACGCCGTTCTTCGACGGTTCGGTTGGGAGCGGTTAAAGGCCGTGCTTTCCCGCTGGTGCTGGTGGGTACCATCGCGCTGGCCATTTTGCTGGAACCACTTACGGCCTCGCTACCGGTTCCGGTCTGGATGGAAAAAATTCTGGCTAGTTCGTTCACCAAAAGTGCCATTTGGACAGTTGTGCTGGCCGCGCCCATTCTGGAAGAAGTATTATTTCGGGGCGTTATTCTGGATGGCTTTTTAAAACAATACAACCCTGCCAAAGCCATTGTTTGGTCCGCTGTTTTATTCGGTATTATTCACCTGAATCCGGCGCAGGCTGTTGGTGGCTTTCTCATTGGTCTGGCGCTGGGCTGGCTTTACTACCGGACCCAATCGCTCTGGCTCTGTATTTTCCTGCATTTTGTAAACAATGCGTTAAGCTCAATTCCGCTTCTGTACGAAAACCACCTGGACATGAGCGCCAATCTAACCCGTACCTGGTTGAACAACGATACGATGTACATGGGCCTTCTGGTAGCAACCGCCATTATCGCCTATGTTTGCTATTATTTCCTAAACCGTATTCTGCCGACTCCAAAAACGAAATAG
- the chrA gene encoding chromate efflux transporter: MNAYLPTLTPLAPVRRIRYIIFLKDVLILACTTFGGPQVHLAMMLDRLVTKRRYLTEDELMELNALCQILPGPTSTQTITALGFKIGGPNLAYLTLLVWSLPAALVMTAAGIGIYYFQKNNIPLTFTRFIQPMAVGFLIVAGYRIARKVIRNQMDLVLGVVSALAAYAFPSPFVTPIAIVAGGLVTALTYQKHQVMEKAPIRIQWANFFLWLGVFLVAAAIGAATRWLPIRLFENFYRNGSLVFGGGQVLTPMLYNEFVEFKHYLSREEFLSGLALVQTVPGPVFSFASYIGALSMRHDGLSGQLIGSLAATVGIFLPGTFLIFFVYRFWNQLKRYRPVRASLEGINAASTGLTAAAALTLFEPMSSTWHSVLIVIATILLLEFSKLPPYLLILGGLLIGFIF; this comes from the coding sequence ATGAACGCTTATTTACCAACTCTTACACCCCTCGCTCCGGTAAGACGAATTCGCTATATCATTTTCCTGAAAGACGTTCTGATTTTAGCCTGCACCACCTTTGGCGGGCCGCAAGTGCACCTGGCCATGATGCTCGACCGACTGGTGACCAAACGCCGTTACCTGACCGAAGATGAACTGATGGAATTGAATGCTCTCTGTCAGATTTTACCGGGTCCAACATCGACGCAAACCATTACGGCGCTGGGCTTTAAAATTGGTGGGCCAAACCTGGCTTACCTTACACTTTTGGTTTGGTCGCTCCCTGCCGCTCTGGTCATGACCGCTGCCGGAATTGGCATTTATTACTTTCAGAAGAACAACATTCCCCTCACTTTTACGCGCTTTATTCAGCCGATGGCGGTGGGTTTCCTGATCGTTGCCGGTTACCGCATCGCCCGTAAAGTGATCCGAAATCAGATGGATTTGGTACTTGGCGTTGTTTCTGCCCTGGCGGCGTATGCCTTTCCCTCCCCTTTTGTTACGCCTATAGCCATTGTGGCGGGTGGCCTGGTAACAGCCCTAACGTACCAAAAACACCAGGTCATGGAAAAAGCGCCTATTCGCATCCAGTGGGCTAATTTTTTTCTGTGGTTGGGCGTATTTCTAGTAGCTGCCGCTATTGGTGCGGCTACGCGCTGGTTACCAATCCGACTTTTTGAAAACTTTTACCGCAACGGCAGTCTGGTTTTTGGGGGTGGTCAGGTACTTACCCCGATGCTTTACAACGAATTTGTTGAGTTTAAGCATTATTTATCCCGTGAAGAATTTCTGTCGGGTCTGGCACTGGTGCAAACCGTTCCCGGCCCGGTTTTTTCGTTTGCTTCCTACATTGGTGCCCTTTCCATGCGTCATGACGGCCTGAGCGGTCAGCTTATTGGCAGTCTGGCAGCAACCGTCGGTATTTTTCTTCCCGGCACGTTTCTGATTTTCTTTGTTTACCGCTTCTGGAATCAGTTAAAACGGTACCGCCCGGTCCGGGCCTCGCTGGAAGGAATCAACGCCGCCAGCACGGGCCTGACGGCCGCCGCCGCCCTCACGCTTTTCGAACCCATGTCAAGCACCTGGCACTCCGTGCTGATTGTGATTGCTACCATCTTGCTACTGGAATTTTCTAAGCTTCCTCCTTATTTGCTGATTTTAGGCGGGCTCTTGATTGGGTTTATTTTCTGA